From one Mytilus trossulus isolate FHL-02 chromosome 10, PNRI_Mtr1.1.1.hap1, whole genome shotgun sequence genomic stretch:
- the LOC134687116 gene encoding 26S proteasome non-ATPase regulatory subunit 13-like, with product MPRDVGAFLAEQQRKATGDVATEWGQLEEFYNKKLWHQLTLRLLKFVKHPTFAKGDGLVKLYEHFISDFEHRINPLALAEMGVCIVRQITDSKAGVEFLEKLKEKVKASDEAKVLCMTSSGLICLRTKEMEKTKSLVEECHGIMETFDGVTTVHSRFYDLSSNYYKLMGNHADYYKEALRYLGCMQMEDITASEQVERAFNLGLAAVLGEGVYNFGELLAHPILESLKTTDKSWLVDLLFAFNSGNIPRFDELKRSWTTQPDLAANEIPMRQKISLLCLMEMTFKRPANDRQLTFKDISAETKLPVNEVELLVMKALSLGLVKGFIDEIDQKVSLTWVQPRVLDLQQVSTMQKRLEQWCSDVLTMEKLVELKAHDILT from the exons ATGCCGAGAGACGTTGGTGCCTTTTTAGCCGAACAGCAAAGAAAAGCGACTGGGGATGTTGCTACAGAATGGGGCCAGCTTGAAGAATTCTATAACAAAAA GTTATGGCATCAGTTAACATTGCGGCTTCTGAAGTTTGTGAAACATCCAACATTTGCCAAAGGAGATGGCCTGGTTAAA TTGTACGAGCATTTTATATCAGATTTTGAACACAG GATAAATCCACTTGCTTTGGCAGAGATGGGAGTTTGCATTGTCAGACAAATTACAG aTTCAAAAGCTGGAGTAGAATTTTTAGAGAAACTGAAAGAGAAG GTAAAAGCCAGTGATGAAGCTAAAGTACTATGTATGACTTCAAGTGGACTGATCTGTTTAAGGACGAAAGAAATGGAGAAAACAAAG agtCTTGTTGAAGAATGCCATGGTATCATGGAAACATTCGACGGTGTTACCACAGTACACAGCAGGTTTTATGATTTATCAAGTAACTACTACAAATTGATGGGAAACCATGCCGACTACTATAAAGAAGCTCTGAGATACCTTGGTTGTATGCAAATGGAAGACATAACAG catcAGAACAAGTAGAGAGAGCCTTTAATTTAGGTCTAGCAGCCGTGTTAGGGGAAGGTGTTTATAACTTTGGAGAACTG CTGGCTCATCCTATCTTAGAATCTCTAAAGACGACAGATAAGTCTTGGTTAGTAGATCTATTGTTTGCCTTTAACAGTGGTAACATCCCTAGATTTGACGAACTCAAAAGAAGCTGGACAACACAG CCAGATTTAGCAGCTAATGAAattccaatgagacaaaaaaTATCACTGTTATGTTTAATGGAG atGACATTTAAAAGACCAGCCAATGACAGACAGTTAACATTTAAAGATATTTCTGCAGAAACAAAGTTACCAGTAAATGAG gTTGAACTGTTAGTTATGAAGGCTTTGAGTTTAGGCTTAGTAAAAGGATTTATAGATGAAATAGACCAGAAAGTATCACTTACATGGGTCCAACCTCGAGTATTAGATCTACAACAG gtaTCTACAATGCAGAAGAGATTAGAACAATGGTGTTCAGATGTTTTAACCATGGAGAAATTAGTGGAATTGAAAGCACATGACATCCTCACTTAA
- the LOC134686125 gene encoding uncharacterized protein LOC134686125, translating to MIVSRLIRPTQRLFGYATKRNGNQSRKASGEIIHDAKINDVDCLPGTSTFGYRGRKYLDRDWSMRSTEGLMMFGMWLWIFYKCITDYGHLMPHFKIPDPNQWTDEELGIPPDDVE from the exons ATGATTGTCTCAAGATTGATTCGACCTACACAAAGGCTGTTTGGCTATGCAACAAAAAGGAATGGAAACCAGTCCCGTAAAGCCAGCGGTGAAATAATTCATGACGCTAAAATAAACGATGTTGATTGTTTACCTGGAACTAGCAC gTTTGGTTACAGAGGGCGTAAATACTTAGATAGAGACTGGAGTATGAGATCTACAGAAGGTCTAATGATGTTTGGCATGTGGTTGtggatattttataaatgtataacagATTACGGTCATTTAATG CCTCATTTTAAAATTCCCGATCCTAACCAATGGACAGATGAAGAGCTTGGAATACCACCAGATGATGTAGAGTGA